The nucleotide window GTGACAAGCTCACGTGCCCTCACAGCCTGATCACTGACAGGTTCCAGGCTTCTGCTTGCATATTGACGTGTCAGGTCAATTGTTTCGCGCACGTCCTTGGTCAGCGGTTCGATCGTGCGGTAACGCCAATCCGCGTGACTGGACAGGAAAATCACACCATTGGCGTCTGACGCGAAAACCGTTTCACCACCTTCCGCCCACGCATCTTCCAGCGGCCCCATGTCCACCTTGACCACAGCCACTCCAATTGGAGAGCCGGCCACCGGTGTTGGTCGTGCCAGAAAGAGACCTGGCTCGTCCGATGTTGCTCCGATCGCGAAAAACCGTCCCTCTTCACCCTGGATCGCCGATTTGAAATATGGCCGGAACCCATAGTTCCGACCTACAAGGGACAAGGGCTCTTGCCAGTTGCTGGCTGCAAGGGTGGTTCCGTCGCCATTCATCACGTAGAGAAGTTCCGCGCCGGAATTTTCAGCCATCTCCTGAAGAAAGCGGTTGGCACTGTCCACGGGCTGACCGAGACCAAGTGCCGATGTCGCCCGCGGGTCGCGCGCAATCATATAGGGAAGATACCGGTATTTCTGGTACTCACCCAAGATTGTCTGTCGATAGAGCGTCAAACGCTCGGCGGCCTTACGGTCCACACTCGCTTCATCCAGTTCCTGAACCAGTTGAACCAGAACGAATGCGATCGCAACGAGCAGAAGTGGCGGCAGGGCCAGATAGAACAAGCGTTTTGACATGCTCCTATTTTTACGGATTTTTTCGGTCTGCGCCAACAGGGCGTTTCAGCTGACGTAAAAGTTTGATACGCGTCAAGGACGCACGTTCAGGCTGTCCTTTACAACATCAGTCAGACAGGTTCGACCAGCGGAACCGTGCCCTTAGGAGGGATAAGATGCCTATCAAAGACATATTGACGATACTGGATCTGGCAGGTGATCAGCCTGCTGCCAAATACGCCCTCGAATTTGGCCGAAATCACGATGCCCATGTCACCGGACTTGCGGTTTCCTTCGAGCCGGTTGTACCGGCCTTCGCTGCAGCCCCAATGCCGGTCGACTATCTTCAGGCCGCGCACGATCAAGCCATTGCCGCGGCCAACGAGGCCAAGAAAGAATTTGACGAGCTGGCCCGTCTTGCCGGCGTCAACAACGAAAGCCGGGTTTCGGAAATTCTGACCGGCGGACCTCTGGAAAATGTCCTTGTGCATTGCCGACCAACCGACATGGTGGTGATCGGACAGGCCAATCCAGACAAACCTGAACCGATGCGCGAGCTCCTTATCGAAACCGTGCTTTTTGAGAGCGGCGTGCCGGTTCTGCTCGTGCCCTATATCGGCAGCACCAGCTTTCAGCCGAAAAACGTGCTTGTCGGGTGGGACGGCAGTTCCACTGCAACCAGAGCCATCCATTCAGCCCTTCCTGTCCTGGAAAAAGCCGATGAAATCACGCTCCTGGTCATCGAGAAATCATCTACCGCGGCGAACGGACAGCCGGGTGCTGATGTTGCCAATTATCTGGCGCGCCATAACATGAAGGTCACCATCAAGGTGATTACAAATCCTCAAACCGGCATTGCGGACACGGTGCTCAATCATGTCTCGGAAAGCGGCAACGACCTTGTCGTCATGGGCGGGTATGGACACAGCCGGATGCGCGAATTCCTGTTTGGCGGCGCCACCAGGGAAATTCTGGAATCCATGACGGTACCGGTCCTGATGGCACACTAGGAGCCACAAATGATGCAAGATACCCGCGGAGCCTATCAAAACTGGCCCGCGGGTATTTTTGTCTTAAGTGTTTAATCGAAGTCTGTTGATTGTTGCGCATTGCATCGTCTTACGGTCGATGAAGGGACCGCGCAGGTGACCATTCGAAATCTTGAAGGCTTTTTCGCTCCGACATCAATCGCCGTTCTCGGGCCTTGTCGGCATCCAGGCGTGCTTACCGAAAAGCTGATCGCATGTCTGCATGATATCGAGGCCGCTCACAGGGTCACGCTGGTCGGTATCGAGCAAGACGTTGCCTTCGGAGGCCAGCGCGTTGCACTGCTTGACGACCTGGAGCGCATGCCGGATCTGGTGATCTATCTCGCAAAGGCCGAGTCTTTGCCCGCGACGATTGCGAAGCTCGCCGACGGCGGCACTCGAGCGGTCCTAATACCTTCTCCAGGCTATGAAAGCTGGCCCGAAGCGCTCATTCAGGAATGCAGGGAAGCCGCCAGAAAAACCAATTTGCGCATTATCGGCCCCGGAAGCCTGGGCATTGCCGTTCCGGCGAGCAAACTGAATGCGCTTTTGAGCGCTGAAACGCCCAACAAGGGTGATGTCGCATTTTTCTCCCGCTCCGGGGCTGTGCTGAATGCAACGCTTTCCTGGGCCAAAAATCACAACACCGGCTTTTCATCCATTGTCTCGCTTGGCCAGCGTGTCGACGTCGATGTCGGCGACCTGATCGACTATTTTGCACAGGACTATCGAACGCGGTCGATCGTGTTGCACCTGGAAGGCATAGCGGTTCCACGGAAATTCATATCTGCCGCACGGGCGGCTGCCCGCAGCAAACCGGTGATCGTGCTCAGATCGGGCAAGAGCCATGACACCGGCGGAACCGGTCGCACCCATGCCGGACGTCTTGCCCGAACAGACCTTGTCTATGAGACGGCGTTTCGCAGAACCGGCCTGCTGCGCGTGCATGATCTCGATGAAATGTTCGAGGCCCTGGAGACACTTTCACAAATTCGGGTGCCGCGCTGTGACCGACTGGCTGTTCTTGCAAATGGCCGCAGCCTCGCCAGTCTGGCCGTCGACAGGTTGATGGATCTTGGCGCTAGATTTGCTGAGCTTGGAACGGAGACCCGGGAAAGTCTCGAAGGCTTAAGCCGCACGTATGACGACCTTGAGAAAACCCCGGCGGCGAATGGAACTCTGGTGCTGCGCGAGAACATGACGCCAGACGACATCACGCGCGCGATTGCCACCGTGCTGAAAGACACCCAGGTCGACGGTGCGCTTGTGCTGCAATCCGCAAGTGCATTCCAGTCGCTGCCGGAAATTGCCAAGGCCATAACCGATGCCGCAACCCTGGACCGAAAACGAACCGGTCGACGCAAGGCTTTGGTGGCAGGTCTGATCGGCGGTGACGGTGCACTGCGAGCGCATCTTTCCGATGCAAAAATCCCGAATTATGCCAGCCCGGCCGAAGCCGCCCGCAGTCTGATGCATCTGGCACATGACGCACAGGCCCGGGAATTTCTGATGGCAGCTCCCCCAAGCCTGCCCAGTAGCTTCACCCCGGATACCAGCAAAGCCCGTGGTATTGTTGAAGCTGCCCTGAAAACAGATCGCACCTGGCTTACACCAAAAGAAGTCTGTCAGGTGCTCGAGTGCTATGACCTTCCAATCATGGCCACGGAAATGGCGGCTACCGCGGACGAAGCCGGGGAACTCTCCAGGTCATTTTTCGAAACAGCAAAACACTGCGTGGCCAAACTGATTTCGCCTGATCTGCCGTTCAAATCCAACATTGATGGTGTCAGGCTCGGACTGGAAAGCCCGAAAGCGGTAAGACAAGCGGCTGAAGAACTGATCAACAACACGCGGAACGCTTTCCCGGACGCGAGAATTGCAGGTGTTTCCGTTCATCCGATGCTGGAAGACAGGCACGGGCTCGAACTTTATATGGGGCTTGCCGAAACACATGAATTCGGCCCTGTCCTGGTGTTCGGGCATGGGGGAACCTCGATAGAGGAAAGCGTCGACATTGCGCTGGAGTTGCCACCGCTCGATCTTCACCTTGCTCAGGCTCAAATCAAACGCACACGGATTGCAAGATTGCTCGAAGGCGGCCCTGCCCGTCCTCCTCTCGACACCCCCGCTCTGGCCGAAGCACTAGTAAAACTCTCGCAAATTACAATCGACATTCCGGAAATTCAGGAACTGGATATCAATCCGATTGTCGCATTGCCGTCCGGCCTCATCGCCCTGGACGCGCGCATGACCCTTTGTCACCCCGAAAATCGCCCTGGCCGGACCGGTAAATCTCGTCTGGCGATCACCCCTTATCCAAAGGAATGGGAACAGACGATCTCCTTGAAGGACGGTCAGGACGTCTTCATACGACCTGTCAGGCCAGAAGATGAAGACTTGTTCAAGTCGTTTTTCCAGGCCATTACCCCTGAGGATCTGAGGCTGCGGTTCTTTGCACCGGTGCGCGATTTCTCTCACAGGTTTCTGGCAAGACTGACACAGCTTGACTATGCCCGCGCGATCGCTTTTGCCGCGATAGACCCGGAAGATGGCCGTTTGCTCGGCGTCGTGCGCCTTCATGCCGACCCGGACCATCAAACCGGAGAATACGCCGTCATGGTGCGATCCGACCTTAAGGGTGTCGGTCTTGGATGGGCCCTGATGCAGCTGATCATCCGCTATGCCAAGGTCGACGGTATCACCACTATCAAGGGTGAGGTTCTGAAGGAAAACACCTCGATGATCTCCATGTGCCATGCCCTCGGCTTCACCGTTGGAACGTCACCGGACGATCCAGGCATAGCCCTGGTGACGCTGCCGGTGGCCGACGTTCCAGACTAGATCCATCTTTCAGAGCGCATACGCCTTTGGCATTTTTCAGCATTTCGCTCTTTCCGCTTTTAACCTAACGTGATGTCAAACGCGTTGGGGGAAGGCAAATGGATGGAAAGGCGAAACGAATTCTTGCAGCTGTTTCTATCCCCTCTTTCCTGATCGGGACCGACTTTACCGGTGCTATGCTGCTTGTGACGCCAATCGAGCAGGAATACTCGGTCGACATCACCACCACTCAATGGGTGCTCAACGCCTACGCACTCACGCTTTCAATGGGTTTGGTGGCAGGCGGCAGGCTGGGTGACATGCTCGGTCATCGCAGATTTGTGCTTATCGGACTCGCCATTTTCCTGTTTGCTTCGCTTGCCTGCATCCTGGCACCCAACGTGACGGCCCTAATCGTCGCCAGAGCCCTACAAGGAATAGGGTCGGCGCTCGTCTGGCCCTGCATTCTTGCGCTAGCGGCAACGTCAGTCGAAGAAGACGAACGGGCTCAGGCGATGGGAATCCTGATGGGCACGGTTGCCGGCGGCAACGTTCTAGCGCCCTTCATCGCAGGCACGTTGGCCGAATTTGGCGATTGGCGCGGTTTCTTCGTTTTCAATTTGGTTTTTGCGCTGATCGCCATGGTCTTGATTGCGCGTTTCATTGAAAGGGAAAAGGAACACAATACCGACGAGGCGGTGGACCTTGCAGGAATGGCTGTCCTTGCGGGCGGCGTTTTCTGTCTGCTTTTCGGGTTGGACGTTGGTGCAGATAACGGTTGGACCGACTGGGTCACGCTTTCGCTGTTTGCAATCGCCTGTGTCCTATTCGTTCTGTTTCCCTTTATCGAGAAGGCTGTGCGGGATCCGATGATCCCGGTGTCCATGATGCGCAATCACCAATTTGTCCGCACACTTGCCTTGAACGGCCTGCCTGCAATCGTCCTTTTTCTTTGCCTGCTTTATCTGCCTCAATACATGCAAAAGGTTCTCGGCTGGTCAATCTTCTGGAGCGCGATGGGCATGTTGCCCCTGGCTGTCGTCGTCGCGTCAATGAACCTTGCCGTCGGGAACTACTACAATTCCGTTGGACCCCGAAAACTGATGTCGCTCGGCCACGCCTTCCTGATGGCAGGCTGCGTCGGAATGCTCTTCCTGCAAACCTCCTGGGGCTACCTGGCCCTGGTCCCAATCATGGTTCTGGTCGGATTGGGGGGCGGACTGGTCTTCGGTCCAGCTGGAACGGCAGCCGTCAATGCGGTTGGGGCAAAGGGAGCTGGCCTGGCCGGCGGACTGTCCTTCATGTTCCATTTGGGGTTGGGCGCTATCGGTATCGCATTTGCAACGTCGATGATGTTCCTCTCCGCAACCAGAGTGGTTGAAAATGCCCTGGCGGCCGCAACGATAAAGCTTGGATCTCAGGACATACACACGCTAGCGGCAGGAACGCTGAAGGATCCAGCGGTCGCTGCGATCATCGATAGATTAAGCAGTAAAGATGCAGTGACCGTCACTGCCGCTGTTCGCGACAGTTTTGCCGAAGGGCTGCACACAGCCTTTTGGTTCGGCCTCGTGGTCGCGGCGGTTGGTGTCGTCGTCTCACTCAGCGTGGATGAAAAAAAGCTGAAGACCGAACCGGAGCAGACCTGACGCACTGCGCGGCCTTTAAAGGCTTGCGCTGACTAGTGTTTGTCCAAGGCAGCTGTTCGAATCTGGCTGAGGCTGGCTGCAGGAGTGATCGCTTCCGGATCCAGTTTGAGGTGCAAGATTGCCGGTTTGCCAGAGGCTCGTGCGCGCTCAAAGGCCGGACCGAATTCTGCCGTGGTTTTTACCGTCTCACCAAAAGCGCCGTAGCTTCTGGCCAAGACAGCAAAATCCGGATTGACCAGGTTTGTCGCCGAAGGGCGGCCAGGATAGGTGCGTTCCTGGTGCATGCGAATAGTGCCATACATGCCGTTATCGATGACGAGCACAATGATGTTGGCGCTCTCCTGACAGGCCGTGCCAAACTCCTGCATGGTCATCTGCAGACATCCGTCGCCCGCAAAACAGATCACTTCCCGCTCAGGATAGGCAAGCTTCGAGGCAACCGCCGCCGGAAGGCCGTATCCCATGGAACCGGAAGTTGGAGCAGCCTGTGTTCCAAACCGACGAAATCGATGGAAGCGGTGTAGCCAGGTTGCATAGTTGCCGGCACCGTTGGTGCAAATGGTGTCTTCGGCAAGATTTGCTTCCAACCAGTCCATGACCCCGGCCATCTGAAGTTCACCCGGCGTTTTCGGTCGTGCCCCTGACCAATCGAGATAGTCCTGATGCGCGGTTTCGCTCTGGCCGGAATTTCTCAACTCATTGGGAGGCTGCACTGCCTCCAGCGCCTTGGCAAAGGCGGTTGGGCTTGCGTGGATTGCAAGCGAAGGAACGTAAACTCGCCCAAGCTCTTCGGCATCGGGATGTATGTGAACCAGCTGTTGCGCCGGAGACGGGATATTAAGCAACGAATAGGATTGGCTCGGCATTTCGGAAAGCCGGCCGCCGACAAGCAGTATGAGATCGGAGCCCTTGATGCGCGCCAACAGTTTCGGATTGATACCGATCCCGACGTCCCCCGCGTAATTGTCGTGAAGATTGTCGAACAGCATCTGTCGGCGGAAGGAACAGGCGACCGGAAGAGCAAAGCGCTCCGCAAAGCGCGTAAAGGCAGCGACGGCGTCTTCTGACCAGCGACTGCCGCCAAGAATGGCAATCGGCCGCTCGGCTGCCCAAAGACGTTTTTGAAGATCTGCCATCTGCGTGAGACCCGGGTAGGTCTCGGTCTGGGTCCAGGCCGCTGGCTGAGTGACGTTGGCGGTTTCAACCAGCATGTCTTCAGGAAGCGCAAGCACGACCGGCCCCGGACGGCCCGATGTCGCCACGTGATAGGCACGCGAGATGAATTCTGGCACCCGGTCAGCATGGTCAATCTCGGCAACCCATTTGGCAATACCGCCAAACATCTGCCTGTAGTCGACCTCCTGGAAAGCTTCGCGCTCGCGCATACCGCGTTCGATCTGACCGATGAACAGAATCATCGGCGTGGAATCCTGCGCGGCAATGTGTACACCCGCTGAGGCATTCGTCGCGCCCGGTCCCCGGGTCACCATGCATATCCCAGGCTTGCCCGTCAGCTTCGCATGCGCGTCTGCCATCATGGCGGCACCGCCCTCCTGACGGCAAACGGTGACCGGTATCGATGCGTCGAAAAGAGCATCGAGAACTGCCAGATAGCTCTCACCGGGGACGCAGAACACCCGGTCGGCCCCGTGTCGCTCCAACGCGCCGACCAAAAGTTCTCCACCGGTCATCTGGCTCATGTCTTTCGGCTCCCAGTTCAAAGCAATCGCTGTTCATTCTATAGCGTAACAAAGATCGAGCCGTTAGACGCTGAAATCAGATTAATTGGCAATGAGATCATTCCTAATTGGATTGACCTTTTCGTGAAGCTCCCCTTATTGCCGCCATGCAGGCTCTCCGCCACGCACCAAAAAAAGCGCCGGCAAACCGGCGCCTCTGTCTAACGAATATGTCGCAGATCTCAGATCGAGAGAACCGTTACCACCTGGAACGTGTGAAGCTCACCGTCTTCGTCCTTGATGGAGACATATTCGCCAGGGTTGAATGCATGAGCCCCGAAACGGTAGCCCGCCTCATCATCGTCGTCTCCATCAATGTCATAATGAAAAGCCCATGATCCGCCAGGCCGGTGAATCAGGTGTCCGATATCCTCTTGTTCGTCGCCCCAGAATCGACGCACACGGCAATGATCGCGCTCTTTCTTCCACAAGGCAGCGTCGATATGTCCAGTATCATCCAAAGGTGCAGTGAACTCGTAGCCATGGCGTGCGGAACCTTGCGGAAACTCTTTGGTCCTGGCCAGGTTAAGCCTGATCTTCTTCAAAGCAGGATATTCGCTCATGAGAGCCTCCATTACTGACAATCCAGATTATTTGTGACACATCGCTGTCACCTCACATTGAGAAGGATCAAACGCAGCAGTACAGACCTGGGGCAAGGTCTATCGGCAGGCGAGATAAAGGAGACGACATGGTCCATTCGCAAACCCAGGACAAAGTCTTTGAGTTTCTCATGGGTTTGAAGTCTGACGATCCGGAGCGTCCGGATGTGAAGCGGATCGATACTCATGCCAACGTCATTTTTCTTGTCGGCAGCAAAGCCTACAAGGTGAAGCGCGACGTCAAATTTCCGTTCCTGGATTATTCGACACTGGCCCTTAGAGAAGAGGCCTGCAAAGCTGAAATCACTTTCAACAAACCAAATGCTCCACAAGTCTATTTGCAGGCGCTTGCCATCACGGAATGCGCGGATGGCACACTTTCGTTCGGCGGCGATGGTACTCCCATCGACTGGGCGGTTCAGATGAACCGTTTTGAACGCCGGAACGAGCTGGACGTGCAAGCGGACAAGGCAGCATTCGGCGACGCGTTGTGCGAAGACCTTGCCGATATGATGCTTGCTGCACATAACGAAGCCCCGGTTCGTGACGGTGACGGCTTTTTTGAGGGACTTGCCAGCTATGTCGAACAGAATGATGCTGCCTTCCATGAGCATCCTGATCTGTTTCCTGCAGAGGATGTTCGTCATCTGACGGAGACCTCTCGAACGGTCCTCTCCTCGCTGCGGGACCTGATCCTTCACCGCGGCGACCAGGGCCTCATCCGCCGGTGTCACGGCGATGCGCACTTGCGCAATATCGTCCTGATCGATCAGAAGCCGGTGCTGTTCGATGCGGTAGAATTCTCCGACGCCATCGCAACCGGCGACATTCTTTACGACCTTGCATTTCTGCTGATGGACCTCTGGGAGCGCGGGCAACCCATTGCAGCCAATCGCGTCTTCAACAGATATCTCGACAAGAGCCGATTGGACGATCATCCCGAAGGTCTCGCCGCCTTGCCCTTCTTCATGATGATGCGCGCGGCCATTCGTTCGAAAATCGCAGCCAGTGCCGCACTTGCGCAGTCGGATCCAAACCTGCGGCAAAGCCAGCAAGAACAAGCCAGGAAATATTTCCGGTATTCGCTGGAGTTTCTGTCACCGGCCATGACCCGCCTTGTGGCTGTGGGTGGCCTCTCGGGCACTGGCAAAACCACTTTGGCTTATGCTCTTGCGCCAACCATTGGCCGCGCGCCTGGGGCACGTGTTCTTAGGACGGACGTCATGCGAAAGAAAATCCTGAACAT belongs to Roseibium porphyridii and includes:
- a CDS encoding universal stress protein is translated as MPIKDILTILDLAGDQPAAKYALEFGRNHDAHVTGLAVSFEPVVPAFAAAPMPVDYLQAAHDQAIAAANEAKKEFDELARLAGVNNESRVSEILTGGPLENVLVHCRPTDMVVIGQANPDKPEPMRELLIETVLFESGVPVLLVPYIGSTSFQPKNVLVGWDGSSTATRAIHSALPVLEKADEITLLVIEKSSTAANGQPGADVANYLARHNMKVTIKVITNPQTGIADTVLNHVSESGNDLVVMGGYGHSRMREFLFGGATREILESMTVPVLMAH
- a CDS encoding bifunctional acetate--CoA ligase family protein/GNAT family N-acetyltransferase, whose translation is MTIRNLEGFFAPTSIAVLGPCRHPGVLTEKLIACLHDIEAAHRVTLVGIEQDVAFGGQRVALLDDLERMPDLVIYLAKAESLPATIAKLADGGTRAVLIPSPGYESWPEALIQECREAARKTNLRIIGPGSLGIAVPASKLNALLSAETPNKGDVAFFSRSGAVLNATLSWAKNHNTGFSSIVSLGQRVDVDVGDLIDYFAQDYRTRSIVLHLEGIAVPRKFISAARAAARSKPVIVLRSGKSHDTGGTGRTHAGRLARTDLVYETAFRRTGLLRVHDLDEMFEALETLSQIRVPRCDRLAVLANGRSLASLAVDRLMDLGARFAELGTETRESLEGLSRTYDDLEKTPAANGTLVLRENMTPDDITRAIATVLKDTQVDGALVLQSASAFQSLPEIAKAITDAATLDRKRTGRRKALVAGLIGGDGALRAHLSDAKIPNYASPAEAARSLMHLAHDAQAREFLMAAPPSLPSSFTPDTSKARGIVEAALKTDRTWLTPKEVCQVLECYDLPIMATEMAATADEAGELSRSFFETAKHCVAKLISPDLPFKSNIDGVRLGLESPKAVRQAAEELINNTRNAFPDARIAGVSVHPMLEDRHGLELYMGLAETHEFGPVLVFGHGGTSIEESVDIALELPPLDLHLAQAQIKRTRIARLLEGGPARPPLDTPALAEALVKLSQITIDIPEIQELDINPIVALPSGLIALDARMTLCHPENRPGRTGKSRLAITPYPKEWEQTISLKDGQDVFIRPVRPEDEDLFKSFFQAITPEDLRLRFFAPVRDFSHRFLARLTQLDYARAIAFAAIDPEDGRLLGVVRLHADPDHQTGEYAVMVRSDLKGVGLGWALMQLIIRYAKVDGITTIKGEVLKENTSMISMCHALGFTVGTSPDDPGIALVTLPVADVPD
- a CDS encoding MFS transporter, translating into MDGKAKRILAAVSIPSFLIGTDFTGAMLLVTPIEQEYSVDITTTQWVLNAYALTLSMGLVAGGRLGDMLGHRRFVLIGLAIFLFASLACILAPNVTALIVARALQGIGSALVWPCILALAATSVEEDERAQAMGILMGTVAGGNVLAPFIAGTLAEFGDWRGFFVFNLVFALIAMVLIARFIEREKEHNTDEAVDLAGMAVLAGGVFCLLFGLDVGADNGWTDWVTLSLFAIACVLFVLFPFIEKAVRDPMIPVSMMRNHQFVRTLALNGLPAIVLFLCLLYLPQYMQKVLGWSIFWSAMGMLPLAVVVASMNLAVGNYYNSVGPRKLMSLGHAFLMAGCVGMLFLQTSWGYLALVPIMVLVGLGGGLVFGPAGTAAVNAVGAKGAGLAGGLSFMFHLGLGAIGIAFATSMMFLSATRVVENALAAATIKLGSQDIHTLAAGTLKDPAVAAIIDRLSSKDAVTVTAAVRDSFAEGLHTAFWFGLVVAAVGVVVSLSVDEKKLKTEPEQT
- a CDS encoding thiamine pyrophosphate-binding protein, yielding MSQMTGGELLVGALERHGADRVFCVPGESYLAVLDALFDASIPVTVCRQEGGAAMMADAHAKLTGKPGICMVTRGPGATNASAGVHIAAQDSTPMILFIGQIERGMREREAFQEVDYRQMFGGIAKWVAEIDHADRVPEFISRAYHVATSGRPGPVVLALPEDMLVETANVTQPAAWTQTETYPGLTQMADLQKRLWAAERPIAILGGSRWSEDAVAAFTRFAERFALPVACSFRRQMLFDNLHDNYAGDVGIGINPKLLARIKGSDLILLVGGRLSEMPSQSYSLLNIPSPAQQLVHIHPDAEELGRVYVPSLAIHASPTAFAKALEAVQPPNELRNSGQSETAHQDYLDWSGARPKTPGELQMAGVMDWLEANLAEDTICTNGAGNYATWLHRFHRFRRFGTQAAPTSGSMGYGLPAAVASKLAYPEREVICFAGDGCLQMTMQEFGTACQESANIIVLVIDNGMYGTIRMHQERTYPGRPSATNLVNPDFAVLARSYGAFGETVKTTAEFGPAFERARASGKPAILHLKLDPEAITPAASLSQIRTAALDKH
- a CDS encoding AAA family ATPase is translated as MVHSQTQDKVFEFLMGLKSDDPERPDVKRIDTHANVIFLVGSKAYKVKRDVKFPFLDYSTLALREEACKAEITFNKPNAPQVYLQALAITECADGTLSFGGDGTPIDWAVQMNRFERRNELDVQADKAAFGDALCEDLADMMLAAHNEAPVRDGDGFFEGLASYVEQNDAAFHEHPDLFPAEDVRHLTETSRTVLSSLRDLILHRGDQGLIRRCHGDAHLRNIVLIDQKPVLFDAVEFSDAIATGDILYDLAFLLMDLWERGQPIAANRVFNRYLDKSRLDDHPEGLAALPFFMMMRAAIRSKIAASAALAQSDPNLRQSQQEQARKYFRYSLEFLSPAMTRLVAVGGLSGTGKTTLAYALAPTIGRAPGARVLRTDVMRKKILNIPETEKAPPEAYTRDASNKVYHVLDDTIQCVLAAGHSAIFDAVFASENERRRIEGIADRVEAKFQGLWLIAPEATLKERVTRRLDDASDATTDVIESQLGYELGQLDWKKVNAGGSRQETAERAEAILRTT